Proteins encoded together in one Mus caroli chromosome 4, CAROLI_EIJ_v1.1, whole genome shotgun sequence window:
- the Atpaf1 gene encoding ATP synthase mitochondrial F1 complex assembly factor 1 — MEQARGPGAEADAPEEEEGEPQAAMAAVVSAAGGACPAVLQVAGLYRGLCAVRSRALGLGFVSPAQLRVFPVRRGSGLPPEGADGSGVSELEANPFYDRYRDKIQQLRRSDPAAFESRLEKRSEFRKQPVGHSKQSDFIKCMEQKTDALGKQPVSKGFTKDKTLSSVFNVEMVKDKTAEEIKQIWQQYFSAKDTVYAVIPKEKFDLIWNRAQSCPTFLCALPRRDGYEFFVGQWTGTELHFTALINIQTRGDAAASQLILYHYPELKEEKGIVLMTAEMDSTFLNVVEAQCIANQVQLFYATDRKEIYGLVETFNFRPNEFKYMSVIAELEQSGLGAELKRAQNQDKT, encoded by the exons ATGGAGCAGGCGCGCGGGCCGGGTGCCGAGGCTGACGCGcccgaggaggaggagggggagccgCAGGCGGCCATGGCGGCCGTAGTGTCCGCTGCGGGTGGAGCGTGCCCCGCAGTCCTGCAGGTGGCGGGCCTCTACCGAGGCCTGTGTGCGGTGCGCAGCCGCGCCCTGGGGCTGGGGTTCGTGTCACCGGCACAGTTGCGCGTGTTCCCGGTGCGCCGGGGCTCGGGCCTGCCCCCCGAGGGAGCAGACGGCAGTGGGGTCAGCGAGCTGGAAGCGAACCCCTTCTACGACCGCTACCGGGACAAGATCCAGCAGCTGCGCAG GTCTGACCCAGCTGCCTTTGAGTCCCGCCTGGAGAAGCGCAGTGAGTTCCGAAAGCAGCCAGTGGGGCACTCGAAACAAAGTGATTTTATCAAGTGTATGGAGCAGAAG ACAGATGCCTTGGGGAAACAGCCTGTGAGCAAAGGATTCACTAAGGACAAG actCTCAGTTCAGTCTTCAACGTtgagatggtgaaagacaaaacTGCGGAGGAAATAAAACAG ATTTGGCAGCAGTATTTTTCAGCAAAAGACACAGTCTACGCAGTTATTCCT AAAGAGAAGTTTGATTTGATCTGGAACAGGGCTCAGTCCTGCCCAACA TTTCTTTGTGCACTACCAAGAAGGGATGGTTATGAGTTCTTTGTAGGACAATGGACGGGTACAGAGCTCCACTTCACTGCACTTATAAATATTCAG ACCCGAGGGGATGCAGCAGCCAGCCAGCTGATTTTATATCACTATCCtgaacttaaggaagaaaagggCATAGTGCTGATGACAGCAGAAATGGACTCCACATTTCTG AATGTTGTGGAGGCACAGTGCATCGCCAATCAGGTTCAGCTCTTCTACGCCACCGATCGGAAGGAGATCTATGGGCTAGTAGAGACCTTTAACTTCAGACCAAATGAGTTCAAATATATGTCTGTCATCGCTGAGTTGGAGCAGAGTGGACTTGGAGCTGAACTGAAACGTGCCCAGAACCAAGATAAGACTTAG
- the Tex38 gene encoding testis-expressed protein 38 isoform X2 translates to MRAATFTYSPLLYWINKRRYHGMNVAINTGPPPAVTKTEPEDQNPDSLWELDLSEGRSFVVQDSSPRGEASDLLQHALGIPKQPQSSKMPQPRTDSPFPLPIFQEVPFALSLCHLPPMLNHSVSYPLANRPERNVPFCSLPTLAHGTNCFNAKPFALEL, encoded by the coding sequence ATGAGAGCTGCCACATTCACCTACAGCCCACTGTTGTACTGGATAAACAAGCGGCGTTACCATGGCATGAATGTAGCCATTAACACAGGCCCTCCCCCTGCTGTCACCAAAACTGAGCCGGAAGATCAGAATCCAGATTCTTTGTGGGAGTTGGATCTCTCTGAAGGCAGGAGCTTCGTTGTACAAGACAGCAGCCCCAGAGGTGAAGCCTCTGATCTCTTGCAACATGCTTTGGGGATTCCAAAGCAGCCCCAGTCTTCAAAAATGCCACAGCCTCGGACTGACTCCCCATTCCCACTTCCCATCTTTCAGGAGGTGCCCTTTGCCCTTTCCCTCTGCCACCTGCCTCCCATGTTGAACCACTCTGTCTCCTACCCTTTGGCCAACCGCCCCGAAAGGAATGTTCCTTTCTGTTCCCTCCCAACACTGGCCCACGGAACAAACTGCTTTAATGCCAAGCCTTTTGCTTTAGAGCTGTAG
- the Tex38 gene encoding testis-expressed protein 38 isoform X1 translates to MWISLCIGFLGLCSVLIGSCILFLHWKKNLQREERAQQWVEVMRAATFTYSPLLYWINKRRYHGMNVAINTGPPPAVTKTEPEDQNPDSLWELDLSEGRSFVVQDSSPRGEASDLLQHALGIPKQPQSSKMPQPRTDSPFPLPIFQEVPFALSLCHLPPMLNHSVSYPLANRPERNVPFCSLPTLAHGTNCFNAKPFALEL, encoded by the exons A TGTGGATCTCCTTGTGCATTGGATTCCTGGGGCTGTGTTCTGTGCTAATAGGAAGCTGCATACTCTTTCTGCACTGGAAGAAGAACTTGCAAAGAGAAGAACGTGCCCAGCAGTGGGTGGAAGTGATGAGAGCTGCCACATTCACCTACAGCCCACTGTTGTACTGGATAAACAAGCGGCGTTACCATGGCATGAATGTAGCCATTAACACAGGCCCTCCCCCTGCTGTCACCAAAACTGAGCCGGAAGATCAGAATCCAGATTCTTTGTGGGAGTTGGATCTCTCTGAAGGCAGGAGCTTCGTTGTACAAGACAGCAGCCCCAGAGGTGAAGCCTCTGATCTCTTGCAACATGCTTTGGGGATTCCAAAGCAGCCCCAGTCTTCAAAAATGCCACAGCCTCGGACTGACTCCCCATTCCCACTTCCCATCTTTCAGGAGGTGCCCTTTGCCCTTTCCCTCTGCCACCTGCCTCCCATGTTGAACCACTCTGTCTCCTACCCTTTGGCCAACCGCCCCGAAAGGAATGTTCCTTTCTGTTCCCTCCCAACACTGGCCCACGGAACAAACTGCTTTAATGCCAAGCCTTTTGCTTTAGAGCTGTAG